A DNA window from Mastacembelus armatus chromosome 11, fMasArm1.2, whole genome shotgun sequence contains the following coding sequences:
- the exosc7 gene encoding exosome complex component RRP42: protein MATVQVSEAEKVYILHGIRDDLRVDGRGCEDYRHMEIETDMVSNTDGSAKVTLGHTAVLVGIKAEIRKPKPMVPNEGYLEFFVDCSANATPEFEGRGGEELGTELSNTLYKVFNNKHSMDLKSLCISAGEHCWVLYVDVLLLQCDGNLYDAMSIAIKAALFNTKIPRVHISADDEGGKEIELSDDPYDCMRLNVENVPCIVTLCKVGHRHVVDATLQEKACSVASLIISVTHKGTVTCMRKVGGGSLDPESIFEMTEAGKRVGKALHAPLMKLLQQEESLGKTRRKVGFLG from the exons ATGGCAACAGTGCAAGTTAGCGAAGCTGAAAAAGTGTACATTTTACACGGTATACGG GATGATTTACGAGTGGATGGAAGAGGCTGTGAGGACTACAGGCACATGGAAATAGAGACTGATATGGTGTCCAACACAGACGGCTCAGCCAAAGTCACACTG GGGCACACAGCAGTTCTAGTTGGCATTAAAGCAGAAATCAGAAAACCAAAGCCTATGGTGCCAAATGAAGGTTATCTGGAGTTCTTTGTTGACTG TTCTGCAAATGCAACCCCTGAATTTGAGGGCAGAGGAGGTGAGGAGCTAGGGACAGAGCTGAGTAATACACTCTACAAAGTCttcaacaacaaacacagcatGGACTTGAAGAGCCTCTGCATCAGTGCAGGAGAACACTGCTGGGTGCTCTATGTGGATGTGCTG CTCCTGCAGTGTGATGGAAACTTGTACGATGCCATGTCGATAGCTATCAAAGCAGCACTCTTCAACACAAA AATTCCGAGAGTGCATATATCAGCTGATGATGAAGGAGGGAAGGAAATTGAGCTGTCAGATGACCCGTATGACTGTATGAGACTTAATGTAGAAAATGTCCCCTGCATTGTGACTCTGTGCAAG GTGGGCCACAGGCACGTGGTGGATGCGACTCTACAGGAGAAAGCCTGCTCTGTGGCGAGCCTGAtcatctctgtcacacacaagGGCACAGTCACTTGCATGAGGAAGGTGGGGGGAGGCAGCCTAGACCCAGAGAGCATCTTTGAAATGACAGAG GCAGGTAAACGTGTTGGGAAAGCTCTTCATGCTCCGCTCATGAAGttgctgcagcaggaggagagtTTAGGAAAGACACGACGGAAAGTTGGCTTTCTTGGTTAA
- the LOC113126385 gene encoding tetranectin-like: MEFKGVCVLLGVLLLVNYSFQQTTPKKKPVKKDTTKDAAIEDLQKQIDNIVQELNLMKEQQALQTVCLKGIKIHEKCFLADPVRKRYHTASEDCNSLGGVLGTPISSNENDQLTEYVRQSIGPDEKVWLGINDMMNEGTWMDQTGLSITYKNWDTSNSRSAQPDGGPSQNCAVLSGSARGKWFDENCRDEKPSVCQFNIV; the protein is encoded by the exons ATGGAGTtcaaaggagtgtgtgtgttgctgggAGTACTACTACTGGTGAACTATTCGTTTCAGCAGACTACACCGAAGAAGAAGCCGGTGAAAAAAG ATACAACCAAAGATGCTGCTATTGAGGACCTGCAAAAACAAATTGACAACATTGTCCAGGAGCTCAACCTAATGAAGGAACAACAGGCCCTGCAGACAG TCTGTTTGAAAGGCATAAAGATCCATGAAAAGTGCTTCTTAGCTGACCCTGTGAGAAAACGCTATCACACTGCTAGTGAAGACTGTAACTCCCTGGGCGGTGTCCTTGGTACACCCATATCCAGCAATGAGAATGACCAGCTCACAGAATATGTCCGCCAGAGCATTGGCCCAGATGAGAAGGTCTGGCTGGGGATCAATGACATGATGAACGAGGGTACCTGGATGGACCAGACCGGCTTGAGCATCACATACAAAAACTGGGACACATCCAATTCCCGGTCTGCTCAGCCTGATGGGGGCCCGTCCCAGAACTGTGCCGTCCTGTCCGGGTCTGCCCGTGGGAAGTGGTTTGACGAGAACTGTCGTGATGAGAAGCCTTCTGTCTGCCAGTTCAACATTGTTTGA
- the cdcp1b gene encoding CUB domain-containing protein 1, which produces MRLCATCALCGLLFLTLFDSSECLQTVVRPDKGSNVMVSTELPVDQCAVCIVSGVNDTQTSCHSSVSVQPENELSLLFKCSQLLEQSYTVTITRTVECTKDSCSPATLATQPSTLTEFTRTFIWELKAPEKTVVSLDILGEGLKETSRPCADGYQYLVATSTTNSKGRTQYCRGGSVTRLDLPNQATVSLQVKPKAQVESVMFQASAGPIKGLSMVVTIDSRTTVVITRDPVEPECNLCSLDGSTSTCSPTETTLTTAENLSLEFSCPKPQDIYRVKMTKKIECTTSSCTPSAGEADPNLFKDFKRSITWDISVPERTVLSLDFPGNGLKEISGAANCQDGYQYSVSITKSDGNIKTNYYCKGGTVSHLDLLGATTVTVEVPKGGDLDQSVFSVKATPRGSRTMNVTPDPNTIVTISRLTSEPDCSVCMHKAPKQICKPKILQIRDPSNTFVEFTCPEPQDIFSVEINRIIDCTGTSCSGNIVQSSLFPDFNRTFTWDLKVLSNRAFQLDFPEIGMRQIGREDTCPNEHTYSIITYLRTGPALIGNFCEGGPVTSILAIYKGRVSLLVPAGRELKPVDFKLNVGPETSMLATVKVNLPRGVSNTDFLTARYPGGFPDNHQMQWDFTVPPMHNYTVHFREHTAPECLNKEVDVEYQKEDKKVTSLSLTDPQPEHQQGNFRMVLRNCETNTTLPGLTLNYRVSVMRSGHPVLCTVDLTQQPGLSLQIEKVASDSLCEISIDSKVVEKINVAAGTKSILSFLDCLNEDMRLTASEVIRCRNVRSCSVTSLTVPKLDSCLPMPLDSFTWYLGIAQDSTVSLMSPTGGLHQSLPGQECNQAASVSVAEDGVSVGDFCFNGIIEKVQMRANVSITATAHTLSKTSGPFLNISFSQEIPETIIYKVSPLTSSPALLATPSWPKGMQPSATVSWIVNLPSQYQAELQFNVSQPKCLEGHTSMMVKMLGYEEELFSRREDEGIVDKLVVPGSFYLNMSNCEAHERHFSVLTKIVLQKTTNLLAIILGIVGAILLLVIILVVVCVVRKKKKERMNKESSIYIGKGDIFRPSDRHFTKTRSDNDSHVYTSIDDTLVYSHLLDGPSFTDGVPDHYKGIQADSYQTFTGPKDRQFPVIKEPDPDPEMDNMFLAPSDTFIPSRPRTPIDRQDSLGFQDRRMVDNELYTFKSTGDINTIRLSSLDLTPQPPITEEAL; this is translated from the exons ATGAGGCTCTGTGCGACCTGCGCGCTCTGTGGGCTTTTGTTTTTGACTCTCTTCGACTCATCAG AATGCCTACAGACGGTGGTCCGACCAGACAAAGGCTCGAATGTGATGGTGTCCACTGAGCTGCCGGTAGATCAGTGTGCTGTGTGTATTGTCAGTGGGGTGAATGACACACAGACGTCCTGCCACTCCTCTGTTTCTGTGCAACCTGAAAATGAGCTCAGTCTGCTGTTCAAATGCTCCCAGCTGCTTGAGCAATCTTACACTGTCACAATAACTCGGACTGTTG AGTGCACTAAGGATTCTTGCAGTCCTGCAACATTAGCAACTCAACCCTCCACCCTCACAGAGTTCACCAGAACCTTCATTTGGGAACTGAAGGCTCCTGAGAAGACAGTTGTGAGCCTGGACATCCTTGGGGAGGGTCTAAAGGAGACCTCACGACCATGCGCTGATGGATATCAGTATTTGGTGGCCACATCCACAACAAACAGCAAGGGCCGGACTCAGTACTGCCGAGGTGGTTCTGTGACTCGTTTAGACCTGCCCAATCAAGCTACTGTGTCTCTGCAAGTTAAACCAAAGGCTCAGGTGGAATCTGTGATGTTTCAGGCCTCAGCTGGACCAATAA AGGGCCTGTCCATGGTTGTGACCATTGATTCCAGGACGACTGTAGTCATTACTCGGGATCCTGTGGAACCAGAGTGTAACTTGTGCTCGCTTGACGGCTCCACTTCTACCTGTAGCCCAACAGAAACGACACTGACCACTGCTGAAAACCTCTCACTGGAGTTCAGCTGCCCAAAACCTCAGGACATCTACAGAGTGAAGATGACAAAGAAAATAG AGTGCACCACAAGCTCCTGCACCCCTTCAGCAGGAGAAGCAGATCCTAACCTCTTCAAAGACTTCAAAAGATCCATCACATGGGACATTAGTGTCCCAGAGAGAACAGTATTAAGTTTAGACTTTCCTGGTAATGGACTGAAGGAGATTTCTGGAGCAGCAAACTGCCAAGATGGCTATCAGTACTCAGTGAGTATAACTAAAAGTGATGGAAACATCAAAACTAACTACTACTGCAAGGGCGGGACAGTGTCACATCTGGATCTGCTTGGAGCCACAACTGTCACTGTTGAAGTGCCCAAAGGAGGAGACCTGGACCAGTCAGTATTTAGTGTCAAAGCAACACCAAGAG GTAGCAGAACAATGAATGTGACCCCTGACCCCAACACCATTGTTACCATCAGCAGGTTGACCAGTGAGCCggactgcagtgtgtgtatgcataagGCACCCAAACAGATATGCAAACCAAAAATTCTACAAATTAGGGATCCAAGTAACACCTTCGTTGAGTTTACCTGTCCTGAACCTCAGGATATTTTCAGTGTGGAGATCAACAGAATAATAG ACTGCACAGGGACCTCCTGTTCTGGTAACATAGTTCAGTCCTCACTGTTCCCAGACTTCAACCGGACCTTCACTTGGGACCTGAAGGTTTTATCCAATCGGGCCTTCCAACTAGACTTCCCAGAAATTGGAATGCGACAGATTGGCAGAGAAGACACCTGTCcaaatgaacacacatactCGATTATTACCTATCTGCGCACTGGACCAGCACTAATTGGTAATTTTTGCGAAGGAGGGCCTGTGACCAGTATCCTGGCTATCTACAAAGGACGTGTTTCTCTGCTGGTGCCTGCAGGGAGGGAGCTGAAACCTGTTGACTTTAAACTCAATGTTGGCCCCGAGACTAGCA TGCTGGCAACAGTGAAAGTCAACTTACCACGAGGGGTATCGAACACAGACTTTTTGACTGCCAGATATCCCGGTGGTTTCCCTGATAACCATCAGATGCAGTGGGACTTCACAGTCCCTCCCATGCACAACTATACAGTGCATTTCCGTGAACACACAGCTCCAGAGTGCCTCAATAAGGAAGTGGACGTGGAGTACCAGAAAGAGGACAAGAAGGTGACCTCACTGTCTCTGACAGATCCTCAGCCGGAGCATCAGCAGGGCAACTTCAGAATGGTCCTGAGGAATTGTGAAACCAACACAACGCTTCCAGGACTCACCCTGAACTACAGAGTCTCTGTAATGAGGAGCGGTCATCCAG ttCTGTGTACAGTGGATCTGACCCAACAGCCAGGACTGTCCCTGCAGATAGAAAAAGTGGCATCTGATTCCCTTTGTGAGATCAGCATTGACTCCAAAGTTGTAGAGAAGATAAACGTGGCTGCAGGCACAAAGTCCATCCTCTCCTTCCTTGACTGCCTAAATGAAGACATGCGCCTGACTGCCAGTGAAGTTATTA GGTGCCGAAATGTGAGATCATGCTCCGTAACTTCACTGACTGTGCCCAAATTGGATTCTTGTCTACCGATGCCCCTCGACAGCTTCACCTGGTACCTCGGCATAGCTCAGGACAGCACAGTGTCTTTGATGTCACCCACGGGGGGTCTCCATCAGTCCCTTCCTGGCCAGGAGTGTAATCAGGCTGCCTCAGTGAGTGTAGCAGAGGATGGGGTTTCTGTTGGAGATTTCTGCTTTAATGGAATCATTGAGAAAGTTCAGATGCGTGCCAACGTTTCCATCACAGCTACAGCTCACACCTTAAGCAAGACCAGTGGGCCTTTTCTCAATATCAGCTTCAGCCAGGAGATCCcag AGACCATTATTTACAAAGTCAGTCCTTTGACGTCATCACCGGCTCTGCTGGCCACCCCCAGCTGGCCTAAGGGTATGCAGCCTTCTGCCACTGTGTCCTGGATAGTCAACCTTCCAAGCCAGTACCAGGCAGAACTACAGTTTAACGTCAGTCAGCCCAAGTGCCTTGAAGGGCACACCAGCATGATGGTGAAGATGCTGGGATACGAGGAGGAGCTCTTCAGCCGCAGGGAGGATGAGGGGATTGTGGACAAGTTAGTGGTACCAGGGAGTTTCTATCTCAACATGTCTAACTGTGAAGCACATGAGAGACACTTCAGTGTGTTGACCAAAATTGTCCTGCAGAAGACGACCA ATCTCTTGGCCATCATCCTTGGTATAGTAGGAGCTATATTGCTTTTGGTGATAATCCTGGTTGTAGTATGCGTCGTCAGAAA aaagaaaaaggaaaggatGAACAAGGAGTCATCCATCTACATTGGCAAAGGGGATATATTCCGCCCAAGTGACAGACACTTCACCAAAACACGATCAGACAATGATTCACACGTCTACACTTCAATAGACGACACGCTGGTGTACAGCCACCTCCTGGATGGCCCCAGCTTCACTGACGGCGTGCCGGACCACTATAAAGGGATTCAGGCGGACTCTTATCAAACTTTTACAGGCCCCAAAGATAGGCAGTTCCCTGTAATCAAAGAACCGGACCCAGATCCTGAGATGGACAACATGTTCCTGGCCCCTTCTGACACTTTCATCCCGTCCCGCCCACGTACCCCCATCGACCGGCAGGACAGCCTTGGCTTCCAGGACCGCAGGATGGTGGACAATGAACTGTACACATTTAAGAGTACTGGGGACATAAACACGATTCGGCTCTCAAGTCTTGACCTGACGCCACAGCCGCCAATAACTGAGGAGGCCTTGTAG
- the nrm gene encoding nurim has protein sequence MASVTVRDWALGIVSLLNFAFVFITGADFIRFISFRAIYHNITGETTLCHDSVPWSVALQDSSVLRSLAVDLGLLVLFATQHSLLAWSPIKHALQSVLGVLNRTAYCFTTALALQVLIRYWQPVTGAPCLWSVRHAPWSIWFPLLCFSLHFLCWAIICSIFMIFDYPELMGIKQVYYQCLGLGDPLSYKSPRAQRLLSHLRHPVCLELVVVLWLLPALSLDRLLLAGTLSTYLALAHSLDKQDLDYLCVKLNNKMQLFAEPQQATVDTTEMDNLNQKEK, from the exons ATGGCGTCCGTCACGGTTCGTGACTGGGCTCTCGGCATCGTGTCTCTGTTAAACTTTGCCTTTGTTTTCATAACCGGTGCGGACTTTATTCGGTTTATATCATTTCGAGCCATTTACCATAACATCACCGGAGAGACGACGCTGTGCCACG ACTCCGTACCATGGTCAGTGGCGCTGCAGGACAGCTCTGTCCTCAGGTCTCTTGCTGTGGATCTGGGGCTTCTGGTTCTCTTCGCCACACAGCACAGTCTACTCGCCTGGTCACCCATTAAACACGCCCTCCAGTCAGTGCTGGGGGTCCTAAACAGGACAGCATACTGCTTCACTACTGCACTGGCTCTCCAG GTCCTGATACGTTACTGGCAGCCTGTGACTGGTGCCCCTTGTTTGTGGTCGGTGCGTCATGCACCCTGGAGTATCTGGTTCCCTctgctctgcttctctctgcacTTCCTCTGCTGGGCAATCATCTGCAGCATATTCATGATCTTTGATTATCCAGAACTGATGGGCATCAAGCAG GTGTATTACCAGTGTCTCGGTTTAGGGGACCCCCTCTCTTACAAGTCACCCCGTGCCCAGCGCCTCCTGTCTCACCTCCGCCACCCGGTGTGCCTGGAGCTTGTTGTCGTGCTGTGGCTGCTGCCGGCCTTGTCCCTGGATAGGCTCCTGTTGGCTGGGACCTTGTCGACCTACCTGGCCCTGGCACACTCCCTGGACAAACAGGATTTAGACTACCTCTGTGTCAAGCTTAACAACAAGATGCAGCTCTTTGCTGAGCCGCAGCAGGCCACTGTTGACACTACAGAGATGGACAACCTCAACCAAAAGGAGAAGTAA